A single Anopheles arabiensis isolate DONGOLA chromosome 2, AaraD3, whole genome shotgun sequence DNA region contains:
- the LOC120897660 gene encoding uncharacterized protein LOC120897660: MCRTKEASETKMCFVNHAIQHISDDENDDDEPNVQIEKSGETSEPSTVDESFRTCDEEEAMDDRSDEREEAESSSRRSDRERKPPGWHENYKVDYVGFALSATTFVNDLPRSLE; this comes from the exons ATGTGTCGGACAAAAGAAGCCTCGGAaacgaaaatgtgttttgtgaaTCATGCAATACAG CACATCTCTGACGATGAAAACGATGATGACGAACCAAATGTGCAAATCGAGAAATCTGGTGAAACATCTGAACCGAGCACAGTAGACGAAAGTTTCCGGACATGCGACGAAGAAGAAGCGATGGATGATCGATCTGATGAACGCGAAGAAGCAGAATCATCGAGTCGTCGATCTGATAGAGAACGTAAACCACCCGGATGGCATGAAAACTATAAGGTGGATTATGTGGGGTTTGCATTAAGTGCAACAACTTTTGTGAACGATTTACCGCGATCTTTAGAATAA